A part of Desulfobacter sp. genomic DNA contains:
- a CDS encoding molybdopterin-binding protein: MKYYEKDKLEALPVREAVGKVLLHDITRIVPDLFKGPLFKKGHIITEADVDALLDIGKEHIYVAGLKNEVHENEAAQRIARAAMGPNIDLSAPKEGKVGFSSRIHGLLKVNVEGLAALNSVQDVICATLHTCRSVDEGQDIAGTRVVPLTVPEKQVTEAEKVCREFFPIIEVKPFAGLDVGMVVTGSEVFHERIRDKFGPVVEKKFNELGSRIMGKRVVPDDLEMTVAAIRDLIAGGAKMIAVTGGMSVDPDDLTPAAIRAAGGRIVTYGAPVLPGAMFMLAYINDIPVVGLPGCVMYYRASIFDLVVPRVLAGESVEKADIIQMGHGGFCSNCRDCRYPDCSFGK; this comes from the coding sequence TTGAAGTATTATGAAAAAGACAAGCTAGAGGCCCTGCCCGTCAGGGAAGCTGTGGGCAAGGTCCTGCTCCACGATATCACCCGGATCGTTCCGGATCTGTTCAAAGGCCCCCTGTTCAAAAAGGGGCATATCATCACCGAAGCGGATGTGGACGCCCTGCTGGACATCGGCAAGGAGCATATCTATGTGGCCGGCCTGAAAAACGAGGTCCATGAAAATGAGGCTGCCCAGCGCATCGCCCGTGCCGCCATGGGCCCGAACATCGACCTCTCCGCCCCCAAGGAGGGCAAGGTCGGCTTTTCATCCAGGATCCACGGCCTGCTGAAGGTCAATGTCGAGGGGCTGGCAGCGCTCAATTCGGTCCAGGATGTGATCTGCGCCACCCTCCACACCTGCCGCAGCGTGGATGAGGGCCAGGACATTGCCGGCACCCGGGTGGTACCCCTGACCGTACCCGAAAAACAGGTAACCGAGGCGGAAAAGGTCTGCCGGGAATTCTTTCCCATCATAGAGGTCAAACCCTTTGCCGGGCTGGATGTAGGCATGGTGGTCACCGGTTCCGAGGTCTTCCATGAACGGATCCGGGACAAATTCGGACCGGTGGTGGAAAAAAAATTCAATGAGCTGGGTTCCCGGATCATGGGCAAACGGGTGGTCCCCGACGACCTTGAAATGACGGTGGCCGCCATCCGGGACCTGATCGCCGGCGGGGCAAAGATGATCGCCGTCACCGGCGGCATGTCCGTGGATCCCGACGACCTGACACCGGCCGCCATCCGGGCCGCCGGCGGGAGAATCGTCACCTACGGGGCCCCGGTCCTCCCCGGTGCCATGTTCATGCTGGCCTATATCAACGATATCCCGGTGGTGGGCCTGCCCGGATGCGTCATGTACTACCGGGCCTCCATCTTCGATCTGGTGGTTCCCAGGGTCCTGGCCGGGGAGAGCGTGGAAAAAGCCGATATTATCCAGATGGGACACGGCGGATTCTGTTCTAACTGCCGGGACTGCAGGTATCCGGACTGCAGTTTCGGGAAATAG
- a CDS encoding phenylacetate--CoA ligase family protein, giving the protein MIPAFLDRWIYDATGPGPASPGDRLAAYQLDCLNRSLAHARSSSRFYRDRLSGAAPLTGLKDMAALPLTRPGHIRKSPKSFLAVSQDEISRIATLATSGTTAAPKRLFFTGRDLDRTLDFFKAVLAPLMAPGDTGLIFLPGSTRASAGDLIKTAMEALGARPRVPGIITDFKPAADLVEQTGPALIIGMPVQILALGEYMKSTGSLTTRIPWAILTADHLPAALAGRVEALLGGKVLNHYGMTETGFGGAIQCPAREGLHLRLPDLFFEIIDPATGAQLPPGVWGEVAVTTLNRRGMPLIRYRTGDVSRIIDTPCACGSPYPRLDRIRNRQAESADSAGVPLTMADLDDILFSLPGVVDFSARISKGKNIQVNNGANNWTTNPINNRTNKDTGPKRGTPVLDIELMGLAPLPRNIDIDPDRSPGLKTAIESGRLRMGRITTRKFDFRNTYVGKRQILYNE; this is encoded by the coding sequence ATGATTCCCGCCTTTTTAGACAGATGGATATACGACGCTACCGGGCCGGGACCGGCATCCCCCGGAGACCGGCTGGCGGCCTATCAATTGGACTGCCTGAACCGAAGCCTTGCCCATGCCCGGTCCTCCAGCCGGTTTTACCGGGACCGCCTTTCCGGGGCAGCCCCCCTCACCGGACTGAAGGATATGGCGGCCCTGCCCCTTACCCGGCCCGGCCATATACGGAAAAGTCCCAAGTCCTTTCTGGCCGTCTCCCAGGACGAGATTTCCCGCATCGCCACCCTGGCCACATCGGGCACCACCGCCGCCCCCAAACGGCTCTTTTTCACGGGCAGGGACCTTGACCGCACCCTTGATTTTTTCAAGGCCGTGCTCGCCCCCCTCATGGCCCCGGGGGATACCGGGCTCATCTTTCTGCCCGGCAGCACCCGGGCCTCGGCCGGGGACCTTATCAAAACCGCCATGGAAGCCCTTGGTGCGCGTCCCCGGGTGCCGGGCATCATCACAGATTTTAAGCCGGCGGCCGACCTGGTGGAGCAGACGGGCCCCGCCCTGATCATCGGCATGCCCGTCCAGATCCTGGCCCTGGGCGAATATATGAAATCCACGGGCAGCCTGACGACCCGGATCCCCTGGGCCATCCTCACGGCGGACCATCTGCCGGCGGCCCTGGCCGGCCGGGTGGAAGCCCTGCTGGGAGGGAAGGTGCTGAACCATTACGGGATGACGGAAACCGGATTCGGCGGGGCCATCCAGTGCCCGGCCCGGGAGGGGCTCCACCTCCGCCTCCCCGATCTCTTTTTTGAAATCATTGATCCGGCCACCGGCGCCCAGCTGCCCCCCGGCGTCTGGGGGGAGGTGGCCGTCACCACCCTTAACCGCCGGGGCATGCCCCTGATCCGGTACCGGACCGGGGATGTCTCCCGGATCATAGACACGCCCTGTGCCTGCGGCAGCCCCTATCCCCGGCTGGACCGGATACGGAACCGGCAGGCAGAGTCGGCGGACAGCGCCGGAGTCCCCCTGACCATGGCGGACCTGGACGATATACTCTTCTCCCTGCCCGGGGTGGTGGACTTTTCGGCCCGTATCAGCAAGGGAAAAAATATTCAGGTAAACAATGGGGCAAATAATTGGACAACCAACCCAATAAACAATCGAACAAACAAAGATACCGGTCCCAAAAGGGGAACCCCGGTGCTGGACATTGAACTCATGGGGCTCGCCCCCCTTCCACGGAATATTGACATTGACCCGGACCGGTCGCCCGGGTTAAAAACAGCCATTGAATCGGGCCGGCTGCGCATGGGCAGAATCACCACCCGGAAATTTGATTTTCGGAACACCTATGTGGGTAAGCGGCAGATTCTATACAATGAATGA
- a CDS encoding radical SAM protein: MMNKDREILHHTESLCPVCFKRIPARHLGNRDAVFLEKECPDHGRFSTLFWEGRQSYENWIRPKLPIQKRFTMTPEDLGCPFDCGLCPDHRQHTCTAVLEVTQNCNFSCRFCFAGSAPGKTVDPTLREITGLLAGVHRVSPDANLQISGGEPTLRPDLPQIISRAVETGFGFVQLNTNGFLLARDPGLAPRLKAAGLSSVFLQFDGVEDQVYEALRGRPLLEDKARAAAACMENGIGVILVPTLVPGINIDQIGPILKFGLDRAPGIRGVHFQPVSYFGRHHTAPGQHPGDDNRITIPEVLREIESQTRGQFKAGEFRPSSCEHALCSFNGKFIIRDDGRPSALTAFHTDCCTPVQAEQGSKQARDSVAEHWKAPAGIGTEPAPPVKEDGLDKFIRQAKTRMFSVSGMAFQDAWNLDLERLKGCCIHSVAPDGRLIPFCAYNLTRADGEGLYRKP; encoded by the coding sequence ATGATGAATAAAGACAGAGAGATCCTACACCATACCGAGAGCCTCTGCCCGGTCTGTTTCAAACGGATTCCGGCCCGGCATCTGGGGAACAGAGATGCGGTATTCCTGGAAAAAGAATGCCCGGATCACGGCCGGTTCTCCACCCTGTTCTGGGAAGGGCGCCAAAGCTATGAAAACTGGATCCGGCCCAAGCTTCCCATCCAAAAGCGGTTCACCATGACCCCGGAAGACCTCGGCTGCCCCTTTGACTGCGGCCTCTGCCCGGACCACCGCCAGCATACCTGCACCGCCGTGCTGGAGGTCACCCAGAACTGCAACTTTTCCTGCCGGTTCTGCTTTGCCGGATCCGCCCCCGGAAAAACCGTCGATCCCACACTCAGGGAGATCACCGGTCTCCTGGCCGGGGTGCACCGGGTCAGCCCCGATGCCAACCTCCAGATTTCAGGGGGGGAGCCCACCCTGAGGCCGGACCTTCCCCAAATCATCTCCCGTGCCGTTGAAACCGGGTTCGGATTTGTCCAGCTCAACACCAACGGGTTCCTCCTGGCCCGGGACCCCGGCTTAGCTCCCCGGCTGAAAGCCGCCGGGCTCTCATCGGTATTCCTCCAGTTTGACGGGGTTGAAGATCAGGTTTATGAGGCGCTCAGGGGCCGGCCGCTCCTTGAAGACAAGGCACGGGCCGCGGCCGCATGCATGGAAAACGGCATCGGCGTAATCCTGGTCCCCACCCTGGTGCCCGGCATCAATATCGACCAGATCGGCCCCATTCTCAAATTCGGCCTGGACCGGGCCCCGGGCATCCGGGGCGTCCATTTCCAGCCCGTCTCCTACTTCGGCCGCCACCACACCGCCCCGGGGCAACACCCCGGCGATGACAATAGGATCACCATTCCCGAGGTGCTCAGGGAGATTGAATCCCAGACCCGGGGACAGTTCAAAGCCGGGGAGTTCAGGCCCTCTTCCTGTGAACATGCCCTTTGTTCCTTTAACGGAAAATTCATCATCCGGGATGACGGCCGGCCATCGGCCCTCACCGCATTTCACACCGACTGCTGCACCCCGGTGCAGGCGGAGCAGGGGTCAAAACAGGCCAGGGATTCCGTGGCCGAACACTGGAAGGCCCCCGCGGGCATCGGGACGGAACCAGCGCCCCCCGTTAAGGAGGACGGCCTGGACAAATTCATCCGCCAGGCCAAAACCCGGATGTTTTCGGTGTCGGGCATGGCCTTCCAGGATGCCTGGAACCTGGACCTTGAACGGCTCAAGGGATGCTGCATCCACAGCGTGGCCCCGGACGGGCGGCTCATCCCATTCTGCGCCTATAACCTCACCCGGGCCGACGGCGAAGGACTCTACCGAAAGCCATGA
- a CDS encoding C-GCAxxG-C-C family protein — MNDIEILKLKSKGYCCSQIMVQRILDLGERGNRELVHFARGLCMGSGLGSGTCGILTAGICILAMYAPDDPDLRASMQAVYMDSFTGAAPGGSQCRQIAGTHYPDMNPDTCPALLTRALTTLMAILTEYGIDPADLDDE; from the coding sequence ATGAATGACATTGAGATACTGAAATTAAAAAGCAAAGGCTATTGCTGCAGCCAGATCATGGTGCAGCGGATTTTGGACCTTGGGGAGAGGGGAAACAGGGAACTGGTCCATTTCGCCCGGGGCCTGTGCATGGGCTCCGGCCTTGGGTCGGGCACCTGCGGCATCCTCACGGCCGGAATCTGCATCCTGGCCATGTATGCCCCCGATGACCCCGACCTCAGGGCATCCATGCAGGCCGTCTATATGGATTCTTTCACCGGGGCCGCCCCCGGGGGCAGCCAATGCCGGCAGATTGCAGGGACCCATTATCCCGATATGAACCCCGATACCTGTCCCGCCCTTCTGACCCGGGCCCTGACCACCCTCATGGCCATCCTCACCGAATACGGCATCGACCCGGCGGACCTTGATGATGAATAA